In a genomic window of Taeniopygia guttata chromosome 11, bTaeGut7.mat, whole genome shotgun sequence:
- the LOC115496886 gene encoding receptor-interacting serine/threonine-protein kinase 2-like, giving the protein MANPLPVVGQEDLESFTLTRTGSGFALKAFHISWNTPISVKLLASQDTTDREWKLLLQDIASVRCYESEYLLPLLGIYQCHGLVGIVTEWMNNGSLHSLIHEHQLYPELPFPLLIRILSDVAEGLHHLHSLEAALCHCSLKPSNVLLDVQYRAKISDYGLTNWKKQQLRSDLQNCQQRNCQDLVYLPPEILEGGLPSQKGDIYSFGILCWESLSRRKPFEGQTTLLDVLRGICSSLRPGISEKFIPSNLPERNKLLNLIALCWHQEPDYRPHTAECVHLLNGVLSSINKEVISAAIYNLMDAKERALNACKGSETYTLQRGTCNSEIICPQKNNCLISKKIPLLVPSLSTVLLDSSANTAGRDNIEMGHPGSERRKSSSFCTNPSSVSAAGKESRQHNSPALILQHRPQPMHLGQAVTGPCSKGNCCQILACQRQSILKCMTEGRLNHILDVLRSRQALSRVDYESITSCPTVTGRARALLDTCLCLGERAAQAVVTALSVSKSCPLGQITHAQTVLPR; this is encoded by the exons ATGGCCAATCCATTACCTGTGGTAGGCCAGGAAGATTTGGAAAGCTTTACCTTGACCAGGACAGGCTCAGGCTTTGCACTCAAAGCCTTTCATATTTCCTGGAACACTCCCATCTCTGTGAAGCTGCTGGCCAGTCAGGACACTACAGACAG ggagtGGAAGTTGCTACTTCAGGACATAGCAAGTGTCAGATGCTACGAGTCTGAATATCTCCTGCCTTTGCTTGGGATTTACCAGTGCCATGGACTTGTGGGGATAGTGACTGAATGGATGAACAATGGATCCCTCCACTCCCTCATCCATGAG CATCAGCTGTACCCAGAGCTTCCCTTTCCCTTACTCATAAGGATCCTGTCGGATGTGGCTGAAGGGCTGCATCATCTTCACAGCCTCGAAGCTGCTctctgccactgcagcctgaaACCTTCCAATGTGCTTTTGGATGTGCAGTACAGAGCCAAG ATATCAGATTATGGCCTAACCAACTGGAAGAAACAGCAACTGAGGTCAGACCTGCAGAATTGCCAGCAGAGAAACTGCCAGGATTTAGTGTATCTTCCCCCTGAAATACTTGAAGGAGGCCTCCCTTCCCAGAAAGGTGATATTTACAG ttttggaATCCTGTGTTGGGAGAGCCTCAGCAGACGGAAACCTTTcgaag gTCAAACAACCCTGCTTGATGTTTTGAGAGGAATCTGCAGCAGCTTGAGGCCAGGCATTTCAGAAAAGTTCATACCAAGCAATTTGCCTGAGAGGAATAAACTGTTAAACCTCATTGCTCTGTGCTGGCATCAAGAACCAGATTATAGACCACATACTGCAG AATGTGTACATCTTCTAAATGGAGTTTTGAGTAGTATAAATAAGGAAGTAATTTCTGCAGCAATCTACAATTTGATGGATGCAAAG GAGAGAGCGCTTAATGCATGCAAAGGCTCGGAGACCTACACGCTGCAGAGAGGCACGTGCAATTCAGAG ATCATCTGTCCACAAAAAAACAACTGTTTAATCAGCAAGAAAATTCCTCTTCTAGTGCCAAGTTTGTCCACTGTTCTACTTGATAGCAGTGCAAATACAGCAGGAAGAGATAATATTGAGATGG GTCACCCAGGCtctgagagaagaaaatcaaGCTCTTTTTGCACAAATCCTTCATCTGTTTCAGCTGCAGGCAAAGAGAGCCGTCAACATAATTCCCCAGCACTGATTCTTCAGCACAGACCACAACCAATGCACCTTGGACAGGCAGTGACAG GTCCTTGCAGCAAAGGAAACTGCTGTCAAATCCTTGCTTGCCAGAGGCAGAGCATACTGAAGTGCATGACAGAGGGACGCCTCAACCACATCCTGGACGTGCTGCGCTCGCGGCAGGCGCTGTCGCGGGTGGATTACGAGAGCATCACCTCCTGCCCCACGGTGACCGGCCGCGCTCGGGCGCTGCTGGACACCTGCCTCTGCCTCGGGGAGAGGGCAGCACAAGCTGTAGTGACTGCCCTGTCAGTGAGCAAATCCTGTCCTCTGGGACAAATCACTCATGCCCAGACTGTCCTTCCAAGGTAA